A stretch of the Acidobacteriota bacterium genome encodes the following:
- a CDS encoding dockerin type I domain-containing protein — translation MNMRKICLIFFVSLGLIIFLDEIFAGTIKLSWDPVSDGSVAGYKVYFGYESGIYTYSNDVGNVTTYTLTNLQDCTKHYIAVTSYDFYGNESGYSNEVSGWPKPILEKILDASGSSIVSSAVQGETIQVYFKGTNFDEGAKPQFNPGNDIIVEFQRNSCDEIMAYITPDPQTGSGEKPAELGFREVIITNSDSIKSSPINFEIKLNENLLDTDNDGRIDGYDLTTLAIHFGTQEGDNNYEPSVDFNGDGWIDGDDLALLSSHFGENV, via the coding sequence ATGAATATGAGAAAAATTTGCTTGATTTTCTTTGTTAGCTTAGGTTTGATTATTTTCCTGGATGAGATTTTTGCAGGAACAATCAAGCTGAGTTGGGATCCTGTCAGTGATGGCAGCGTTGCTGGTTACAAAGTTTATTTTGGGTACGAATCTGGAATTTACACCTATAGCAATGATGTCGGAAACGTCACGACTTATACTCTAACAAATTTACAGGATTGCACAAAGCACTATATTGCTGTTACATCATATGACTTCTATGGTAATGAAAGCGGTTATTCAAATGAAGTATCCGGATGGCCGAAACCAATTCTTGAAAAAATACTGGATGCTTCCGGAAGCAGTATCGTTTCAAGTGCAGTACAAGGCGAAACAATTCAGGTCTATTTTAAAGGTACCAACTTTGACGAAGGTGCAAAACCTCAGTTCAATCCAGGTAATGATATTATTGTAGAATTCCAGAGAAATAGCTGTGATGAGATTATGGCTTACATCACACCGGATCCGCAAACCGGGTCTGGGGAAAAGCCCGCAGAATTAGGATTCCGTGAGGTAATTATCACCAATTCAGATAGCATAAAGAGCTCCCCCATAAATTTCGAGATCAAACTCAATGAAAATCTTCTGGATACAGATAACGATGGAAGAATAGATGGATATGATTTAACCACGTTAGCCATTCATTTTGGGACGCAAGAAGGGGATAATAATTACGAACCATCAGTAGACTTTAACGGTGATGGATGGATCGACGGTGATGACCTTGCCCTCCTGTCATCGCATTTTGGCGAGAATGTCTAA
- a CDS encoding cohesin domain-containing protein has protein sequence MITQSIVASFTAAKSTPDAMDVTLQKKSVSGDSFTVDVVITDVNGVYSAAFDLVYDGTILDYLNSTEGNFLKKDGASTSFIVDPQTGRLVVGASRLGQVGGVDAVGNEVLMSIAFKVRKTGSTSISFENSSLLDANVTSIQGVEWFGGTASGS, from the coding sequence GTGATCACTCAGTCAATCGTGGCTTCCTTCACGGCGGCTAAATCAACTCCGGACGCGATGGACGTGACTCTCCAGAAGAAATCAGTCAGTGGGGATAGCTTTACTGTCGATGTCGTCATCACGGATGTAAACGGTGTCTATTCTGCGGCCTTTGATCTAGTCTACGATGGAACCATTCTTGATTATCTGAACTCCACGGAGGGAAACTTTCTCAAGAAAGATGGAGCCAGCACGAGTTTTATTGTGGACCCACAGACAGGAAGGCTGGTTGTCGGGGCTTCCAGGCTCGGCCAGGTAGGTGGCGTTGATGCTGTTGGAAACGAAGTCCTGATGAGCATTGCCTTCAAAGTCAGGAAAACCGGCTCTACATCGATCTCCTTCGAGAACAGCTCTCTCCTGGATGCCAATGTCACTTCCATTCAGGGAGTGGAGTGGTTTGGTGGAACAGCTTCCGGAAGCTAA
- a CDS encoding ATP-binding protein produces the protein MESSKNRDLGRKMVERGDDFFKAVIDGMQCGFISIDSSGNVVKINEIAKRILGLEGKTFSGKRFSETEATGSGHLEGVHIKNLLEPFPHLSKIMLESCHMSTLPNRDETEIQLEGKGKKKIGFTISLVKNRNGRDIGCSMFFKDLTKIEEMEEQEHLKERLAALGHMSASLAHELRNPLAAIEVNASYLKRMLRQNGEAASIIDGIISDITRLKTTINDSLSFVKPLDVNMEPCRIEDLIGKAISSSLTKHDQERIEIRKRYLNRFTPLLLDADLLVKALINILRNAVEAMEGSGTIYIELSNTGGSYDAASEREHLRGQGATAKDQKYVIIRIRDTGKGIPGEVIDKIFYPFFTTKEKGSGLGLSFTKKVVDAHKGIIDVESRVGSGTIFTIRLPIISGDRKK, from the coding sequence ATGGAGAGCAGTAAGAATAGAGATCTGGGAAGAAAGATGGTGGAAAGAGGCGATGATTTCTTCAAGGCAGTCATCGACGGGATGCAATGCGGATTTATATCGATTGACAGCAGTGGGAATGTCGTCAAGATAAATGAGATCGCAAAGAGGATCCTGGGATTGGAGGGAAAGACTTTTTCAGGAAAAAGGTTTTCAGAAACTGAAGCTACCGGATCAGGGCATCTGGAAGGGGTTCATATAAAGAACCTTCTTGAACCTTTCCCGCATCTGTCCAAGATCATGCTGGAATCCTGCCACATGTCGACCCTTCCCAACAGGGATGAAACGGAGATCCAGCTTGAGGGAAAGGGGAAGAAGAAGATCGGTTTCACCATCTCTCTCGTGAAGAATCGAAATGGGCGTGACATCGGCTGTTCCATGTTTTTCAAGGACCTCACGAAGATCGAGGAGATGGAGGAACAGGAACACCTCAAGGAGAGACTGGCGGCTCTTGGACATATGTCCGCCAGCCTTGCACATGAGCTGAGGAACCCCCTCGCCGCCATAGAGGTTAACGCTTCCTACCTGAAAAGAATGTTGAGACAGAACGGAGAGGCAGCGTCCATTATCGACGGGATTATCTCAGACATCACCAGGCTAAAGACGACGATCAATGACAGCCTCTCTTTCGTGAAACCTCTAGACGTCAACATGGAGCCGTGCCGGATAGAAGATCTCATCGGGAAAGCCATATCTTCCTCGCTTACAAAGCATGATCAGGAAAGGATAGAAATCAGGAAAAGATACCTTAATAGGTTTACCCCGCTTCTTCTGGATGCCGATCTTCTGGTCAAGGCGCTCATCAATATCCTGAGAAATGCTGTGGAAGCCATGGAGGGGAGCGGAACCATATACATCGAGCTGAGCAATACGGGCGGATCATACGATGCAGCGTCGGAACGTGAACATCTGCGTGGTCAAGGGGCAACTGCAAAGGATCAGAAATACGTCATCATCAGGATCAGAGACACCGGTAAAGGGATTCCGGGCGAAGTCATCGATAAGATCTTTTATCCATTTTTCACGACGAAAGAGAAGGGTTCCGGGCTGGGGCTCTCCTTTACCAAGAAAGTTGTGGATGCCCATAAGGGGATCATAGATGTTGAGAGCAGGGTCGGCTCCGGAACGATCTTCACCATCCGCTTACCCATCATATCTGGTGACAGGAAGAAATGA